The following proteins come from a genomic window of Anas platyrhynchos isolate ZD024472 breed Pekin duck chromosome 12, IASCAAS_PekinDuck_T2T, whole genome shotgun sequence:
- the DNAJA2 gene encoding dnaJ homolog subfamily A member 2: MANVADTKLYDILGVPPGASDNELKKAYRKLAKEYHPDKNPNAGDKFKEISFAYEVLSNPEKRELYDRYGEQGLREGSGGGSGMDDIFSHIFGGGLFNFMGGQSRSRNGRRRGEDMMHPLKVSLEDLYNGKTTKLQLSKNVLCSACNGQGGKAGAVQKCNACRGRGVRIMIRQLAPGMVQQMQSVCSDCNGEGEVINEKDRCKKCEGKKVIKEVKILEVHVDKGMKHGQRITFSGEADQAPGVEPGDIVLLLQEKENEVFQRDGNDLHMTHKIGLVEALCGFQFTFKHLDGRQIVVKYPPGKVIEPGCVRVVRGEGMPQYRNPFEKGDLYIKFDVQFPENNWISPEKLSELEDLLPARPEFPNVIGDAEEVDLQEFDTTRGSGGGQRREAYNDSSDEESSHHGPGVQCAHQ; the protein is encoded by the exons GCATACAGAAAGCTGGCTAAGGAATACCATCCTGATAAGAATCCAAATGCAGGTGACAAA TTCAAAGAAATAAGCTTTGCCTATGAAGTATTGTCAAATCCGGAGAAACGTGAGTTATATGATAGATATGGAGAACAGGGCCTTCGAGAAGGTAGCGGTGGAGGCAGTGGAATGGACGATATTTTCTCCCACATCTTTGGTGGTGGATTGTTCAATTTCATGGGTGGTCAGAGTAGAAGTCGTAATGGtagaagaagaggagaagatATGATGCACCCGCTCAA agtTTCTTTAGAAGATCTCTATAATGGAAAGACCACTAAACTACAACTTAGCAAGAATGTCCTTTGTAGTGCATGTAATGG TCAGGGAGGGAAGGCTGGAGCTGTTCAAAAATGTAATGCTTGCCGGGGTAGAGGTGTACGTATCATGATCAGACAGCTGGCTCCTGGAATGGTTCAGCAGATGCAGTCTGTATGCTCTGACTGCAACGGAGAAG GTGAAGTAATTAATGAAAAAGACCGCTGTAAAAAATGTGAAGGGAAGAAGGTGATCAAAGAGGTAAAAATACTTGAAGTTCATGTAGACAAAGGCATGAAACATGGGCAACGAATTACATTCAGTGGAGAAGCAGATCAGGCTCCAGGTGTGGAACCAGGTGATATTGTCCTCTTACTCCAAGAAAAGGAGAATGAG gtgTTCCAGCGGGATGGAAATGACTTGCATATGACGCACAAGATAGGACTTGTTGAAGCACTGTGTGGATTTCAGTTCACATTTAAGCACCTTGATGGGCGCCAAATTGTGGTTAAATATCCTCCTGGAAAAGTAATTGAACCAG GTTGTGTTCGTGTAGTCAGAGGTGAAGGAATGCCACAGTATCGCAATCCTTTTGAGAAGGGGGATCTTTACATTAAATTTGACGTTCAGTTTCCTGAAAATAACTGGATTAGCCCAGAAAAGCTTTCA GAACTTGAAGATCTTCTGCCAGCTAGACCAGAATTTCCCAATGTAATTGGTGATGCAGAAGAGGTAGATCTTCAGGAATTTGATACCACTCGTGGTTCAGGTGGTGGCCAGAGACGTGAAGCTTATAATGATAGTTCTGATGAAGAAAGCAGCCATCATGGACCTGGGGTACAGTGTGCCCATCAGTAA
- the LOC101794145 gene encoding borealin-2 isoform X2, translated as MKKELDALLQTAEKAFTVELLKIPLAIRKMKRKDLLNLQGREEVALAAAVSDSSLEDVPNPKLMRTNSKKVKVTTIVEYEDAKHTSAKKISKKVCRTKSLVSLGSGLNSKLNPMSRSVYSSEAVKTVASDCSATNLKATPKTSKSIGLQQTVSRTAPTSGRVQGMLLRSRSVPQHRTVPFVNIPLADGQTLCMAGGDLRNIDVQLLNQDTVQHIHNLVSELTVLYGKATAKPN; from the exons ATGAAGAAAGAGCTTGATGCGCTCTTGCAAACGGCTGAGAAGGCGTTCACAGTGGAGTTGCTGAAGATACCACTTGccatcagaaaaatgaaaagaaaagacttGCTTA ATTtgcaaggaagggaggaagtgGCTCTTGCTGCTGCAGTG AGTGACTCTTCTCTAGAAGATGTACCAAATCCCAAACTGATGAGGACCAACAGCAAAAAAG TTAAGGTAACTACAATTGTTGAATATGAAGATGCCAAGCATacttctgcaaagaaaatatcTAAAAAA GTATGCAGAACAAAGTCACTGGTTTCATTGGGCTCTGGTTTAAATAGCAAACTGAACCCTATGTCTAG GTCTGTTTACTCTTCTGAGGCTGTTAAGACTGTTGCCTCTGATTGCAGTGCTACAAATTTAAAAGCCACGCCAAAGACATCTAAAAG tATTGGACTACAACAGACTGTCTCGAGAACTGCACCTACCAGTGGAAGAGTTCAAGGCATGTTACTAAGAAGTAGATCAGTACCCCAACACAGAACTGTTCCATTTGTAAACATTCCCTTGGCTGATGGACAG ACCCTCTGTATGGCTGGTGGAGACCTCCGTAACATTGATGTGCAACTACTAAATCAAGATACAGTACAGCATATTCATAACTTAGTG AGTGAGCTGACTGTACTATACGGAAAGGCCACAGCTAAACCAAATTAA
- the LOC101794145 gene encoding borealin-2 isoform X1 — translation MPVRKPPVKRRSTDSGVEPDRGALSQEKKAQRTALFLRDFEQQAKESIREMKKELDALLQTAEKAFTVELLKIPLAIRKMKRKDLLNLQGREEVALAAAVSDSSLEDVPNPKLMRTNSKKVKVTTIVEYEDAKHTSAKKISKKVCRTKSLVSLGSGLNSKLNPMSRSVYSSEAVKTVASDCSATNLKATPKTSKSIGLQQTVSRTAPTSGRVQGMLLRSRSVPQHRTVPFVNIPLADGQTLCMAGGDLRNIDVQLLNQDTVQHIHNLVSELTVLYGKATAKPN, via the exons ATGCCCGTGAGGAAGCCCCCGGTCAAACGGCGCAGCACCGACTCGGGCGTGGAGCCCGACCGCGGGGCGCTGTCCCAGGAGAAGAAGGCCCAGCGCACCGCGCTCTTCCTCAGAGACTTCGAGCAGCAGG ctaaGGAAAGCATCCGGGAAATGAAGAAAGAGCTTGATGCGCTCTTGCAAACGGCTGAGAAGGCGTTCACAGTGGAGTTGCTGAAGATACCACTTGccatcagaaaaatgaaaagaaaagacttGCTTA ATTtgcaaggaagggaggaagtgGCTCTTGCTGCTGCAGTG AGTGACTCTTCTCTAGAAGATGTACCAAATCCCAAACTGATGAGGACCAACAGCAAAAAAG TTAAGGTAACTACAATTGTTGAATATGAAGATGCCAAGCATacttctgcaaagaaaatatcTAAAAAA GTATGCAGAACAAAGTCACTGGTTTCATTGGGCTCTGGTTTAAATAGCAAACTGAACCCTATGTCTAG GTCTGTTTACTCTTCTGAGGCTGTTAAGACTGTTGCCTCTGATTGCAGTGCTACAAATTTAAAAGCCACGCCAAAGACATCTAAAAG tATTGGACTACAACAGACTGTCTCGAGAACTGCACCTACCAGTGGAAGAGTTCAAGGCATGTTACTAAGAAGTAGATCAGTACCCCAACACAGAACTGTTCCATTTGTAAACATTCCCTTGGCTGATGGACAG ACCCTCTGTATGGCTGGTGGAGACCTCCGTAACATTGATGTGCAACTACTAAATCAAGATACAGTACAGCATATTCATAACTTAGTG AGTGAGCTGACTGTACTATACGGAAAGGCCACAGCTAAACCAAATTAA